CCGTACTGGTCATTTATACGCTGTGGACGCGTGATTGGCGCTTATGGACGCGGCTGCACTTCGGTGCCGGCTTGCTGCTGTTTTTCGCTCTCACCGCGCCATGGTTTATTTTGATCGCACTGAAAAATCCTGAACATCCGCATTTCTTTTTCATACACGAGCATTTCCAGCGCTTCACCAGCACGGTGCATAAGCGTGGTGGGGCTTGGTATTATTTCTTTCCCTTCCTGTTGCTCGGCATTGTGCCTTGGCTGGGCGTGTTGCTGCAGGGATTATGGCGCGGCGCACAGGAAGCGCAAACCGGCTTTCGCCCACGCTTGATGCTGCTGATCTGGGCGGTGTTTTTCTTCTTGTTTTTCAGTGTTTCCGGTTCCAAATTGCCCGGCTATATTTTGCCTATCTTTCCGGCGCTGGCCTTGCTGATTGCCTTTCATCTCGAGCACGCGCGTGCGCGCAGCGTGCAAGTGGCCGCGCTGCTGTTCGCTGTGCTTGGCTTGGTCGGAATGGTGTTGGTGAAGCGTGCCGTTCACCTCAGTACGCTCGCGTATGAAATCCCGCTGTATCTCGGCTATGCACCGTGGTTGTATGCGGCCTGTGCACTGACTGTAGTCGGCGGCGTGACGGCGGCATTGCTGGCGCGGCGCGATGGCGCAGCAAAAGATTGGGCCATCGTGGTCTTGGCCGCGTCCGGCTTTCTGGCCGGTCAAGTGGCTTTTCTCGGCCATGATCCGTGGGGCCGCTATATTGCCGGCACGGCGCATTTACCCGCCTTGCAAGCCGAGTTACGTGACCCGACGACACCGATCTATGCGGTCGGCCGCTACGAGCAAGCACTGCCGTTTTATTTGCAACGGACCTTGATTTTAGTAGAATTCGCCGATGAGATGGAATTCGGTCTGCAACAGCAACCGGAGTTGTGGATACCGCGACGCGCCGACTTTGTTACGCTCTGGCGTGCCCGCGCCGCGCGCGGTGCAGCTGCCGTCGCCATATTGCGGCACGATGTGTATGCTGACTTTCAAGCTCAGCACCTGCCTATGCGCGTGATCGGTGAAGATCCGAAACGCGTGATCATCGCGTTGCCCCACCCTGTCCCCTCACCCTTAGAAAAATAAGATGAATTTCAATACTTTCGGTTTTATCCTGACCGGTATCTTACTCAATGCCAGCGCCCAGTTATTGCTCAAGAAGGGCACTAATGCCGTTGGGGCGATTCACCTCACGGCGGAAAATTGGTTTGCCACCGGTGTGCAACTGGCGACGCAGCTGCCGATTATCGGTGGCTTGGCTTGTTATGTCATTTCGGTGGTGGTGTGGATCATCGGTTTGTCGCGCGTCGATGTCACCATCGCCTACCCATTACTATCTATCGGTTATATTGTTAATGCCTTCGGTGCGTGGTATTTCCTCGGCGAAATCATGTCCTTGCAACGCATGCTGGCGATTGCCATCATCATTATCGGCGTGGCTTTGCTGGTTAAAAGCTAAGCTGCTGTCACCCTCACCCACTATTAACCCGGGTTGGCGCGCTGTGCGCCGGCTCCCTCGAAAGGACAGCTATGAGCGATCAACTGGCATTTTTGCCGTTTACCAAACCAAGCATTGATGAAGAAACCATCGCCAGCGTGGCTGAGGTACTGCGTTCGGGCTGGCTGACCAGCGGTCCGAAAGTACAGGCACTCGAAGCGCAGTTGTCGGAATATTTCGGCGGCCGTCCGGTGCGGACTTTTAATTCCGGTACCTGTACCATGGAAATTGCCCTGCGTATCGCTGGCATTGGCGTCGGCGATGAAGTCATTACTACCCCGAATTCTTGGGTTGCGACGGCCAACGTGATCATCGAAACCGGTGCAACTCCGGTGTTCGCCGATATCGATCCGAAAACCCATAACATCGATCTCGATCGGGTCGAAGCCGTGATCACCCGCCGCACCAAGGCCATCATTCCGGTACACATGTGTGGCTTGCCCTGCGATATGGATAAGCTGTATGCCTTGGCAAAAAAATACAATCTGCGCGTGATTGAAGATGCCGCCCAAGCGATCGGTTCGAGCTGGAAAGGTCAGCGCATCGGTTCTTTCGGCGATTTTGCTTCGTTCAGTTTCCAAGTCAATAAAAACATCATGACCGGCGAAGGTGGCTGTCTGGTTCTGAATAATGCCGAAGAAGCCAAACTGGCTGAAAAATTCCGCTTGCAAGGCGTCAGCCGTAGCGGTCTCGATGGCATCGATGTCGACGTCCTCGGTGGTAAATACAATATGCCCGACTTGGCTGCGGCCATTGGCCTGGGGCAATTGAAGCGTCTGGCCGAGTTCAATGCCAAACGCAAGCAATTGGCCCAGCAATACTTCAACGAATTCGGCAGCGACTTCGAAAGCTTGAGCGCTGCCGAATTACCGGTGGCCGATTTCACCAACAGCAACTGGCATATGTTTCATCTGGTGCTGCCGGAGCGTATCAATCGTGCCGAATTCATGCAGCAGATGCTCGATGTGAAGATCGGTCTTGGTTACCACTATCGCGCGATTCATTTGTTTACTTTGTATCGCCAACGCGGCTTTACTGACGGCATGTTCCCGATCGCCGAACGGATAGGTAAACAGATTGTGAGCTTACCTTTATTTCCCTCAATGACACAAGCAGATGTCACACGGGTCGTGTCTGCGGTAAAATCGCGCCTTCTTTGAAAATTGCTCGCACCGCCATGAAACCCGAACTCACCGTTATCGTTCCCGTCTACAACGAAGAAGCCGGCTTGTCCAAGCTCTTCGCGCGACTCTATCCGGCCCTCGATGCGCTGGCTGCCCGCGGCGTCCGTTATGAAGTCATTTTCGTTAATGACGGCAGTCGCGACAATACCGCGTTGATTTTAGCCGACCAATTCCGCGTGCGCGCCGACGTCACCCGTGTGGTACTTTTCAGCGGCAATTACGGCCAGCACATGGCGATCTTGGCTGGATTTGAAGCCAGCCGTGGCGATATCATGGTCACGCTCGATGCCGATTTGCAGAATCCACCGGAAGAAATCGGTGCCTTGGTTGACAAAATGCGCGAAGGTTACGATTACGTCGGCTCGATACGCCGCAAGCGGCAAGACAGCGCTTGGCGCACTTACGCCTCAAAAGCGATGAACCGTTTGCGCGAAAAAATCACCCGCATCAAGATTACCGATCAAGGCAATATGCTGCGCGCTTACGGTCGCAATGTGATCGATCTGATCAATCACTGCAGAGAAGTCAATACCTTCGTGCCGGCACTGGCATACACGTTTGCGCGCAAACCGACGGAAATCATGGTGGAGCATGAAGAGCGTTCGGCCGGCGAATCGAAGTATTCGTTTTACAGTTTGATACGGCTGAACTTCGATCTCATGACCGGTTTCTCCATCATGCCTTTGCAATTGTTTTCCATGTTGGGAATGGTGCTCTCACTGTTATCGGCCGGGCTGGTGTCCTTGCTGCTGGTGCGTCGTTTCATCTTCGGTGCGGAAGCCGAAGGCTTGTTCACCCTGTTTGCGATTGCCTTTTTCCTGATGGGCGTGATTTTATTCGGCATCGGCCTGCTCGGCGAATACGTCGGCCGTATTTACCAGCAAGTACGTGGTCGGCCGCGGTATGTCATACAAACGATTTTGCAAGATAAGGAAATTGATGAACCACAAAGCATCTGATCCGGTCCCAAGCCGTGCCGTAGTGTTCGCCTACCATAATGTCGGCGTGCGCAGTATCAAGACCTTGTTGGCGCGCGGTATCACGATCAGTTTGGTGGTGACGCACGAAGATAATCCGGCCGAAACCATCTGGTTCGATTCGGTCGCAGCCCTGTGTGCCGAACACGGGATTGCCTGTATCGCCCCGGCCGACCCGAGCACACCCGCCGTGCACGAGCAAATTGCGGCACTGCAGCCCGAGTTTATTTTCAGTTTTTACTATCGCCACATGCTGCCAGCGGCGCTGTTAGCCTTAGCTACGCGCGGCGCCTTTAATTTGCACGGTTCGCTGCTGCCGAAATACCGTGGACGGGTACCGGTGAATTGGGCGGTATTGCATGGCGAAACAGAAACCGGCGCGACGCTGCACGAGATGGCCGCCAAACCCGATGCTGGTGCCATTATTGCTCAAACGATGGTGCCGATTTTGCCCGACGACACAGCCTACGAAGTTTTTGGCAAGCTGACAGTTGCGGCGGAACAAACATTATGGCATGCTGTGCCCGAATTAATTGCCGGCACGGTTAAGCGGCACCCTAACCTGTTAAGCGCGGGCAGTTATTTCGGCGGACGTAAGCCGGAAGATGGCCGCATAGACTGGAATCAGCCGGCTCAGGCGGTGTATAACTTGCACCGAGCCGTCGCGCCACCGTATCCGGGTGCCTTTTTTGAGCAATTTGGCAAGCATTTCATTATTGAAAAAGCACGTTTGTCAAATTTGCCAGCAACAGATTTGCCGATGGGCTTGCATGTAGTGGATAATGTGATCCTCGGCATCTGTGGTGATGGCCATGCCATCCAAATCATTGCATTACGCTGTGACGACGCACTGGTCACGGCAACAGAATTGCAGCAACTGGCACATTGAGTTCTTGGCCCAGCCGTTCCAAACCAGATAGCAATCAACATTTACTTAAGAAAAACTCACCATGAAAAAAGTCCTGATCCTCGGCGTGAACGGTTTTATCGGTCACCATTTGTCCAAGCGCATACTCGAAACCACCGATTGGGAAGTCTACGGGATGGACATGCAAACCGAGCGCTTGGGCGACATGATCAACCATCCGCGCATGCACTTTTTTGAAGGTGACATCACCATCAATAAAGAATGGGTCGAATACCACGTCAAAAAATGTGACGTCATTCTGCCGCTGGTGGCCATCGCCACGCCGTCGACTTATGTGAAACAACCGTTGCGGGTATTTGAACTCGATTTCGAAGCGAATTTGCCTATCGTGCGTTCAGCTGCCAAATATGGCAAGCATCTGGTGTTCCCATCGACTTCCGAAGTCTATGGTATGTGCCATGATGAAGAATTCGACCCGGAAGCGTCGGAATTGATCTGCGGCCCGATCAACAAACCACGTTGGATTTATTCCTGTGCCAAGCAGTTGATGGATCGCGTGATCTGGGGTTATGGCATGGAAGGTTTGAATTTCACCCTGTTCCGCCCATTTAACTGGATCGGTGCTGGCTTGGATAATATCCACACGCCAAAAGAAGGCAGCTCGCGCGTCGTCACGCAATTCTTCGGTCATATCGTGCGCGGCGAGAATATTTCGCTGGTCGATGGTGGCGCGCAGAAACGCGCGTTCACGTATATCGATGATGGTATCGATGCGCTCATGCGTATCATCGACAATCAAAACGGTATTGCCAGCGGTAAGATTTACAACATCGGCAATCCTTTGAATAATTTCTCTATTCGCGAATTGGCCCACATGATGATCAGTTTGGCCGCCGAATATCCGGAATATGCCGAAACAGCCAAGCAAGTTTCTCTGATCGAAACCACTTCCGATGCGTATTACGGCAAGGGTTATCAAGACGTGCAAAATCGCGTCCCGAAAATCACCAATACCTGCGAAGAACTCGGTTGGAAGCCAGTTACCACCATGCCTGATACGATGCGCAATATTTTTGATGCCTATCGCTCGCAGGTTGCGCAAGCACGCGCCTTGGTCGACTGAGCGGCGCGCCTATGCCTGTTCTGGTTCTGAAGATCGACGTCGATACCTGGCGTGGTACCCGTGAAGGGGTACCGAACTTGGTGCGCATACTACAGCAGCATCAAGCCGGTGCCACCTTCTTGTTTTCGCTCGGTAAAGACCATACCGGTTGGGCCTTGCGACGCGCCTTTCGGCCCGGTTTTTTCCAGAAGGTATCGCGCACTTCTGTGCTCGAACACTATGGGGTGAAAACCCTGATGTACGGCGTATTCTTGCCGGCACCCGACATCGGCGCCTGTACCGTGCCGATGCGGGCCGTGCAAGCGGCCGGTTTTGAGTGTGGCATCCATACTTGGGATCATGTGGTGTGGCAAGACAACGTGCGCACCCGTGATGCTGCTTGGACGCGTGGGCAAATGCAACAGGCACACGCCAAATTCAGCAGTATTTTCGGGCAGCCACCGGCGACGCATGGCGCAGCTGGCTGGCAAATGAATGCCACGGCGTTTGCTGAGCTCGATCGCTGCGGCATGGCCTATGCCTCCGATGGGCGTGCCATGCTCAACGAAGACGGTAGCCTGCAGGATCCCGCAGCCGGACCGTATCGCTTGCAAGTCGGCGCGCAGGTGCACAGCTGCGTGCAAATGCCGACCACCTTGCCCACGCTCGACGAATTATTGGGCCGCAGCATAGATGGCGTCGAGATTACGCTTGCCAATATTGCCGCCCATATATTGAAATTGACCGCTGAGGGTCGCGATCATGTGTTTACTCTGCATGCCGAGCTTGAAGGGCAAAAACTTGCCCCCATATTAGAACAATTGCTGACAGGCTGGCACGAACAGGGCTATCGTTGCGCGTCCATGGCGGACTACTATGCGACGATTTCTCCCGCCGAGCTACCGATACGGCCGCTGACATGGGCCAGTTTGCCCGGACGTTCCGGAGACTTGGTCGCTGTGCTGTAGTGTAGTGTTGAGTACAGACAGCGCCGCTTGTTTGCAATGATTTCTCCACCCCTAACCAAGGAGATCACAGTGGCGCCTTCCGCACTGAATTGCCAAGTACCGCAGTTTTCCGCCGCGATGACCGGCGAGCACCCGTTTGCCAGCAGCGATTATGCTGGAAAACAAGTTATTTTATATTTTTACCCCAAGGATAATACCCCAGGGTGCACCACCGAGAGCATCGCCTTTCGCGATTTATACGAGCAATTTTCCGCTCGCAATACCGTTATATTCGGCATCAGCCGAGACAGCTTGCGCTCGCACTCAGGCTTCAAAGCCAAACTGGCGCTGCCGTTCGAACTCATTTCCGATCCCGAAGAAATTCTGTGCAATCTTTTCAATGTGATGAAAATGAAAAATATGTATGGAAAACAGGTTCGCGGGATAGAGCGCAGCACGTTTATCATTGACGCAAGCGGTCAATTGGTGAAAGAATGGAGAGGCGTGAAAGTAGCCGGACACGTTGATGAAGTACTTGAATTTGTGAGCGCCTCCACCCCTTTGACGAATTGAACTCGACCGCATACCTCACTACCAAAGCCGCTATGGCAGCGTCAGCACCCGTGCTGATTTTGCCAGCGCGGTTTTTTATTTTTTCGCACTCACTTTTATATTGAGGTTTTCATGCCATTGCCAAAAATGCCCACAAAACCCGCAGCATTGCTGTCGCCAAAGGACTATCCGCAGGCAGTTGCTGGCAAGCCCGCCAAGGCACTGAAGGCCACCGCGCCAGAGAAAGCCAAACCGCCGGTTGCTAAAAAAATTACGCCGCCGCCAGCGCCGGCAGTGATTGCCGCCGCCCCTGCGCGCGCCGAAGCGCCGCCACGGGCGAAACTGGCACCGGCCATTGCCGCCATCGCCAAGCAAAAAATCGCTGCCAATCCAGTCAAGTCCGTGGCCAGTCGTGCCGCTGACAAGTCGGGCGTGACCAAGCTCTTTGTGCTCGACACCAATGTGCTCATGCATGATCCTTCATCCTTATTCCGTTTCGAAGAGCATGATGTTTATTTGCCGATGATCACGCTCGAAGAGCTTGATGATCACAAAAAAGGCATGTCTGAAGTAGCCCGCAATGCGCGCCAGATTTCTCGCTCACTCGATGCCTTGGTGGGCGATATCGATAATGGCGCAATCGAAAAAGGCATCGCCTTATCGAAATTAGGTAACAAAGACGCGCGCGGCCACCTGTTCTTTCAAACCAAATTACAAATCGCTGAATTGCCGCAGGGCTTACCGCAAGGCAAAGCCGATAACCAAATACTGAGCGTGGTACGCTCACTCGAAGCAGAATTCCCGGGCCGTCCGGTGGTACTGGTGTCGAAAGATATCAATATGCGCATTAAAGCGCGCGCCATGGGCTTGCCGGCGGAAGATTACTTCAATGATCATGTGCTCGAAGATTCCGATTTGCTGTACACCGGTATCGTCCAATTACCGGCCGATTTCTGGAATAAGCATGGCAAGGGCATAGAAACTTGGCAAGAAAATAAAAATGGCCTGAGCACCACTTTTTACCGCATCACCGGTCCGGTCATTCCTACGCTCTTGGTGAATCAGTTTGTCTATCTCGAACCGAATAATGGCGAAGCTTCGTTTTACGGTCAGGTGCGCCAGATCAATGGCAAAACTGCCGTTCTGCAAACCTTACGCGATTACGGTCACATCAAGCACAGCGTGTGGGGCGTCACCTCGCGCAATCGCGAGCAAAATTTTGCCCTCAATTTGCTGATGGATCCGGACTGCGATTTCGTCACCCTGCTCGGTCAAGCCGGTACCGGCAAGACCTTGTTGGCCTTGGCGGCGGGCTTGGCACAAGTGTTGGAAACCAAAACTTACAGTGAAATCATTGTCACCCGTGTGACCGTCCCTGTCGGCGAAGATATCGGTTTCTTGCCTGGCACGGAAGAAGAAAAAATGTCGCCATGGATGGGTGCCTTCGATGACAATTTGGAAGTTCTCAACAAATCCGACAACGATGCCGGCGATTGGGGACGCGCCGCGACACAAGATTTGATACGCTCCAAGATCAAAATCAAGTCACTCAATTTCATGCGCGGCCGTACTTTCGTCAATAAATTCCTGATCATCGACGAAGCGCAGAATCTCACGCCTAAGCAAGTCAAGACCTTGGTAACGCGGGCCGGCCCTGGCACGAAGATCGTATGTTTGGGCAATATCGCCCAGATTGACACCCCGTATCTGACGGAAGGATCGAGTGGTTTGACCTATGTGGTCGATCGTTTCAAAGGCTGGGCCCATAGCGGCCACGTGACCTTGGCACGGGGCGAACGTTCGCGTCTGGCTGATCACGCGAGTGAAATTTTGTAATACCAGACCGGTTGATCGTCCGATTGGCCTGAACCATGAAAAAACGCTGCTTAGTCAGCGTTTTTTTTCGTCGATTGAGATGGCCGCACGCGCTTCCTTAACTGACAATACCAGTTCAGTCATCTAAGACAGTGCGTAGTCCCAGCGCTAAAAAATCAACTAAGGCAGCAATGCGCGGTGCCAGTGCGCCCTGCTTGTAAAAGACCGTCCACACCGGTTGGTGCCACGGCAGTAACTCAGTTTCCAGCAATGGCACTAATCGCCCGCTTGCTACATCGCTACGGGTTAGAAACTCAGCCAGACACACAATGCCAGCGCCACCCAGGCTCAAATGACGCAAAGTTTCACCGCTGGATGCGACGATGTTTGTTTGGATTGGAAATCCAGCACCATTGATATCCGGCAATGGCCATATATTGAGTGAAGCAGGCGCGCTAAAGCCGAGTAGTCTATGCTTGCTCAACTGAGCGCTATTTGCAGGGGTTCCATGGCGCGCCAGGTAATCCGGCGATGCCAGCAAACGCAGGCGACTGCTTCCCAATCGTCTGGCGTTCAGAGTCGAGTCGGCTAAGGGGCCGATACGAATCGCCAGATCAATCCGGGCTTCGATCAAATCAATCACCGTTTCGCCACTGATGAGTTCGAGCCGCACGAGCGGGTAGCGATCCATAAACGCCGCTGCCAAGGGTGCCAGCAGGTGGTTCAATACCGGCGTTGCAGCACTGACACGCACCAAGCCAGCAGGCTGAGAAAGGCGAGCGATCAGTTGCTCCTCTGTATCCTGCAAATCGGATAACACTTTCCGTGCGCGCACCAGCAACCATTCGCCTTCTTCGGTGAGATCGAGTCGGCGCGTGGTGCGCGTGATCAGCGCCATGCTTAACTGTGATTCCAGCCGCGCGATGGCGCGACTGATACCCGATGGTGTCTGGCCGAGTCGCTCGGCCGCGGCGGTAAAGGAGCCGGCATCTATCACCGCTACGAAGGCAATCAGCGCATCAATATTGAGCATTAGTGATTCCGAGTCAAAAGTATATTGTAGTCAACATGGTTTTTCTTTGCCAGTGCAACGCGCACACTTCCAGATCTCAAGCACTCAACTCAGAAAGAAAAATCATGCCCCTCGCACTTTGGGCGCTGACACTCAGCGCTTTCGCTATCGGGACGACAGAATTCGTTATTGTCGGCCTCATCCCCACTATTGCTGCCAGCCTTGGCGTCTCCGTTCCCTCTGCCGGACTATTAGTCAGTCTGTATGCTGTGGGGGTTGCCATTGGTGCCCCGATATTGACAGCATTGACTGGCCGCGTAAAGCGCAAGCATTTGCTGCTAGCTTTGATGGCCCTATTTACTATCGGCAATGTACTCGCATGGCTAGCGCCGGGCTATGAATCCCTGATCGCGGCCCGCGTGCTGACTGGTTTAGCGCATGGCGTATTTTTCTCGGTTGGTTCGACGATTGCCACCGGCTTAGTGCCAAAAGAAAAGGCTGCGAGCGCGATTGCACTGATGTTTACCGGATTGACCGTCGCGCTGGTGACGGGTGTGCCACTCGGTACCTTCATCGGCCAGACGTTTGGCTGGCAGTCGACCTTCCTGGCCGTATCCGTGCTGGGGATTGTTGCGTTTATCGGTAGCGCGATTCTGATACCGAACAATATCCCTGGCAGCCGGCCAGCATCCCTATTGATACAATTATCGGTACTGAAACAGCCCCGCCTGCTTTTAGTGTATGCAATGACTGCGCTCGGTTATGGCGGCTCGTTTGTCGCCTTTACTTACCTGGCACCGATCTTGCAGGAAGTATCTGGCTTCTCCGCTTCCAGCGTTAGTCTGGTCATGTTGGTGTATGGCGTGTCGGTCGCTATCGGCAA
The sequence above is drawn from the Undibacterium sp. CCC3.4 genome and encodes:
- a CDS encoding glycosyltransferase family 39 protein, which produces MSAPRARLRSPFETPSTLWLIALFFAVVWFYMLGARTLVPTDEGRYAEMAREMLASGDWITLRLNGIKYFEKPPLQNWMNALSFAAFGLGEWQARLWTGINGLLGVAVVAYCGSQLFSRRIGIIAALVLASSFYWAGMAHVNSLDMGLSGMLALCMGGLLLAQRDGASAREQRNAMLVCWAGMALATLSKGLIGFVLPGAVLVIYTLWTRDWRLWTRLHFGAGLLLFFALTAPWFILIALKNPEHPHFFFIHEHFQRFTSTVHKRGGAWYYFFPFLLLGIVPWLGVLLQGLWRGAQEAQTGFRPRLMLLIWAVFFFLFFSVSGSKLPGYILPIFPALALLIAFHLEHARARSVQVAALLFAVLGLVGMVLVKRAVHLSTLAYEIPLYLGYAPWLYAACALTVVGGVTAALLARRDGAAKDWAIVVLAASGFLAGQVAFLGHDPWGRYIAGTAHLPALQAELRDPTTPIYAVGRYEQALPFYLQRTLILVEFADEMEFGLQQQPELWIPRRADFVTLWRARAARGAAAVAILRHDVYADFQAQHLPMRVIGEDPKRVIIALPHPVPSPLEK
- a CDS encoding EamA family transporter — encoded protein: MNFNTFGFILTGILLNASAQLLLKKGTNAVGAIHLTAENWFATGVQLATQLPIIGGLACYVISVVVWIIGLSRVDVTIAYPLLSIGYIVNAFGAWYFLGEIMSLQRMLAIAIIIIGVALLVKS
- a CDS encoding DegT/DnrJ/EryC1/StrS aminotransferase family protein, which translates into the protein MSDQLAFLPFTKPSIDEETIASVAEVLRSGWLTSGPKVQALEAQLSEYFGGRPVRTFNSGTCTMEIALRIAGIGVGDEVITTPNSWVATANVIIETGATPVFADIDPKTHNIDLDRVEAVITRRTKAIIPVHMCGLPCDMDKLYALAKKYNLRVIEDAAQAIGSSWKGQRIGSFGDFASFSFQVNKNIMTGEGGCLVLNNAEEAKLAEKFRLQGVSRSGLDGIDVDVLGGKYNMPDLAAAIGLGQLKRLAEFNAKRKQLAQQYFNEFGSDFESLSAAELPVADFTNSNWHMFHLVLPERINRAEFMQQMLDVKIGLGYHYRAIHLFTLYRQRGFTDGMFPIAERIGKQIVSLPLFPSMTQADVTRVVSAVKSRLL
- a CDS encoding glycosyltransferase, with amino-acid sequence MKPELTVIVPVYNEEAGLSKLFARLYPALDALAARGVRYEVIFVNDGSRDNTALILADQFRVRADVTRVVLFSGNYGQHMAILAGFEASRGDIMVTLDADLQNPPEEIGALVDKMREGYDYVGSIRRKRQDSAWRTYASKAMNRLREKITRIKITDQGNMLRAYGRNVIDLINHCREVNTFVPALAYTFARKPTEIMVEHEERSAGESKYSFYSLIRLNFDLMTGFSIMPLQLFSMLGMVLSLLSAGLVSLLLVRRFIFGAEAEGLFTLFAIAFFLMGVILFGIGLLGEYVGRIYQQVRGRPRYVIQTILQDKEIDEPQSI
- a CDS encoding formyltransferase, which encodes MNHKASDPVPSRAVVFAYHNVGVRSIKTLLARGITISLVVTHEDNPAETIWFDSVAALCAEHGIACIAPADPSTPAVHEQIAALQPEFIFSFYYRHMLPAALLALATRGAFNLHGSLLPKYRGRVPVNWAVLHGETETGATLHEMAAKPDAGAIIAQTMVPILPDDTAYEVFGKLTVAAEQTLWHAVPELIAGTVKRHPNLLSAGSYFGGRKPEDGRIDWNQPAQAVYNLHRAVAPPYPGAFFEQFGKHFIIEKARLSNLPATDLPMGLHVVDNVILGICGDGHAIQIIALRCDDALVTATELQQLAH
- a CDS encoding bifunctional UDP-4-keto-pentose/UDP-xylose synthase: MKKVLILGVNGFIGHHLSKRILETTDWEVYGMDMQTERLGDMINHPRMHFFEGDITINKEWVEYHVKKCDVILPLVAIATPSTYVKQPLRVFELDFEANLPIVRSAAKYGKHLVFPSTSEVYGMCHDEEFDPEASELICGPINKPRWIYSCAKQLMDRVIWGYGMEGLNFTLFRPFNWIGAGLDNIHTPKEGSSRVVTQFFGHIVRGENISLVDGGAQKRAFTYIDDGIDALMRIIDNQNGIASGKIYNIGNPLNNFSIRELAHMMISLAAEYPEYAETAKQVSLIETTSDAYYGKGYQDVQNRVPKITNTCEELGWKPVTTMPDTMRNIFDAYRSQVAQARALVD
- a CDS encoding polysaccharide deacetylase family protein codes for the protein MPVLVLKIDVDTWRGTREGVPNLVRILQQHQAGATFLFSLGKDHTGWALRRAFRPGFFQKVSRTSVLEHYGVKTLMYGVFLPAPDIGACTVPMRAVQAAGFECGIHTWDHVVWQDNVRTRDAAWTRGQMQQAHAKFSSIFGQPPATHGAAGWQMNATAFAELDRCGMAYASDGRAMLNEDGSLQDPAAGPYRLQVGAQVHSCVQMPTTLPTLDELLGRSIDGVEITLANIAAHILKLTAEGRDHVFTLHAELEGQKLAPILEQLLTGWHEQGYRCASMADYYATISPAELPIRPLTWASLPGRSGDLVAVL
- a CDS encoding peroxiredoxin — its product is MISPPLTKEITVAPSALNCQVPQFSAAMTGEHPFASSDYAGKQVILYFYPKDNTPGCTTESIAFRDLYEQFSARNTVIFGISRDSLRSHSGFKAKLALPFELISDPEEILCNLFNVMKMKNMYGKQVRGIERSTFIIDASGQLVKEWRGVKVAGHVDEVLEFVSASTPLTN
- a CDS encoding PhoH family protein, coding for MPLPKMPTKPAALLSPKDYPQAVAGKPAKALKATAPEKAKPPVAKKITPPPAPAVIAAAPARAEAPPRAKLAPAIAAIAKQKIAANPVKSVASRAADKSGVTKLFVLDTNVLMHDPSSLFRFEEHDVYLPMITLEELDDHKKGMSEVARNARQISRSLDALVGDIDNGAIEKGIALSKLGNKDARGHLFFQTKLQIAELPQGLPQGKADNQILSVVRSLEAEFPGRPVVLVSKDINMRIKARAMGLPAEDYFNDHVLEDSDLLYTGIVQLPADFWNKHGKGIETWQENKNGLSTTFYRITGPVIPTLLVNQFVYLEPNNGEASFYGQVRQINGKTAVLQTLRDYGHIKHSVWGVTSRNREQNFALNLLMDPDCDFVTLLGQAGTGKTLLALAAGLAQVLETKTYSEIIVTRVTVPVGEDIGFLPGTEEEKMSPWMGAFDDNLEVLNKSDNDAGDWGRAATQDLIRSKIKIKSLNFMRGRTFVNKFLIIDEAQNLTPKQVKTLVTRAGPGTKIVCLGNIAQIDTPYLTEGSSGLTYVVDRFKGWAHSGHVTLARGERSRLADHASEIL
- a CDS encoding LysR family transcriptional regulator; the protein is MLNIDALIAFVAVIDAGSFTAAAERLGQTPSGISRAIARLESQLSMALITRTTRRLDLTEEGEWLLVRARKVLSDLQDTEEQLIARLSQPAGLVRVSAATPVLNHLLAPLAAAFMDRYPLVRLELISGETVIDLIEARIDLAIRIGPLADSTLNARRLGSSRLRLLASPDYLARHGTPANSAQLSKHRLLGFSAPASLNIWPLPDINGAGFPIQTNIVASSGETLRHLSLGGAGIVCLAEFLTRSDVASGRLVPLLETELLPWHQPVWTVFYKQGALAPRIAALVDFLALGLRTVLDD
- a CDS encoding MFS transporter, encoding MPLALWALTLSAFAIGTTEFVIVGLIPTIAASLGVSVPSAGLLVSLYAVGVAIGAPILTALTGRVKRKHLLLALMALFTIGNVLAWLAPGYESLIAARVLTGLAHGVFFSVGSTIATGLVPKEKAASAIALMFTGLTVALVTGVPLGTFIGQTFGWQSTFLAVSVLGIVAFIGSAILIPNNIPGSRPASLLIQLSVLKQPRLLLVYAMTALGYGGSFVAFTYLAPILQEVSGFSASSVSLVMLVYGVSVAIGNIWGGKLADKKGPIPALQIVFLCLALVLFAFTFTAPNTWLALATVLVWGAVAFGNVPGLQVYVVQRAERDAPQAIDVASGLNIAAFNIGIAGGAWGGGVVVEHLGLMATPWIGAMVVLVALALTTLAGRLERQDGKDFLAKARPAVGLH